A stretch of Nonomuraea africana DNA encodes these proteins:
- a CDS encoding TIGR03619 family F420-dependent LLM class oxidoreductase produces MKFGVPLGLLHPAAWKDVAVAADSLGFESLWVPEHLVFTTDLSLAAYPGSSSPGIRPHTPLFDAPAYLCWLAGLTSRIRLGTAVHLFALRHPFVSARAFATLDIVSGGRAVCGVGAGWYPGEWAAAGVDFATRGPRLDEAITVARRLWSEETVAHTGRFFSFPEVAFEPKPIQHTLPVLAGGESGAALRRAATLCDGWISMPHTLESVRPQLDRLAALRDGRRFSVTVHASSLTSPDEVASWEALGVDRLIVRPWKSTGEAVAKLTSFATEYGVTPRP; encoded by the coding sequence GTGAAGTTCGGCGTGCCCCTGGGCCTGCTCCACCCCGCCGCGTGGAAGGACGTCGCCGTCGCCGCCGACTCGCTCGGCTTCGAGTCGCTGTGGGTCCCCGAGCACCTCGTCTTCACCACCGACCTCTCGCTCGCCGCCTACCCGGGCAGCTCGTCGCCCGGCATCAGGCCGCACACCCCGCTGTTCGACGCGCCCGCCTACCTGTGCTGGCTGGCGGGGCTGACCTCCCGCATCAGGCTCGGTACGGCGGTGCACCTGTTCGCGCTCAGGCACCCCTTCGTCTCGGCCCGCGCCTTCGCCACCCTCGACATCGTGTCGGGCGGGCGGGCCGTCTGCGGAGTGGGCGCGGGATGGTACCCGGGGGAGTGGGCCGCGGCGGGCGTCGACTTCGCCACCCGCGGGCCCCGGCTCGACGAGGCGATCACGGTGGCCAGACGGCTGTGGTCGGAGGAGACGGTCGCCCACACGGGCCGCTTCTTCTCCTTTCCCGAGGTCGCCTTCGAGCCCAAACCGATCCAGCACACGCTTCCCGTGCTGGCGGGCGGCGAGTCGGGCGCGGCGCTGCGCAGGGCGGCCACGCTGTGCGACGGCTGGATCAGCATGCCGCACACGCTGGAGTCGGTGCGGCCGCAGCTCGACCGGCTGGCCGCGCTGCGCGACGGCCGCAGGTTCTCGGTGACCGTCCACGCCTCCTCGCTCACCTCTCCGGACGAGGTCGCCTCGTGGGAGGCGCTGGGCGTCGACCGCCTGATCGTTCGGCCGTGGAAGAGCACCGGCGAAGCGGTGGCGAAACTGACGTCCTTCGCCACCGAGTACGGCGTCACGCCCAGGCCGTGA
- a CDS encoding CHAP domain-containing protein, producing MTPETQKLIELLESQLGYSEGNGAYTKFGDWYGKTVEFDADYSGAPWCDMFLSWAAHKMGYEEWVGQFAYTVAHAEWFKENDAWGHKPKPGALVFYDWGGSNKIDNIDHVGIVTKVVGDTIFTIEGNIDGGVAKRKERDQSKVAGYGYPEKIKERLEAARLKEADAKVEGSLPPDTEPGQADRLQLPAPAETTVTSLIHSVTVSSPAAAGAEHSARLEAATAPKATAPSPSVSAPRSSSANAADRPAPKKAKHAKPATAGTEAVTREPVTAFKDASATTAVPSLGSPALIGPVLLAALGVLAVARTRQLRVRPAPAAAAAPARLTRQPGRRRASGTRRRPTSTRPAELLTTQATISSAPTELLTAQATTSSAPAELLTTQATTSPMSAELLAAQAPVSAAASVALSAPVATAADPMLAFDSAAPWDPARSTAVTAFDSAAASAAMTAFPGHTPGDAPVGASGRTLGHAPRRLSGQIPGDAPLRASGHAHARAAALAADPAAALAAGLETSSAILAALEAASSAPFDAFAEATAPSGDGYRGRRRRREHPAEESTAFASDAPIRGRRHRSQGSSAPRGQDPRLHRATSTGSPARLTRPTRPARPARPVQPARGTTTAPHADVLVHSAKSTETLARTAGHRGDTLVHSTATGMRADQPVHSGGGDAFGRGTTDTFSDTAPLRGRRHRTSAETRDPAQPVRPTQAPSPMSNQIPPTLPIPSNQIPPIPRIPSSQIPSNPRVPSGQGPWVSPRVVPVPVDQPSRPVPEQEPVLVGAGSRTRNSRGRGGRHRA from the coding sequence ATGACCCCAGAGACACAGAAGCTCATCGAGCTCCTGGAGAGCCAGCTCGGCTACTCCGAGGGCAATGGCGCGTACACCAAGTTCGGCGACTGGTACGGCAAGACGGTCGAGTTCGACGCCGACTACAGCGGCGCGCCCTGGTGTGACATGTTCCTGTCCTGGGCCGCCCACAAGATGGGCTACGAGGAGTGGGTGGGGCAGTTCGCCTACACCGTCGCGCACGCGGAGTGGTTCAAGGAGAACGACGCCTGGGGGCACAAGCCGAAACCCGGCGCGCTGGTCTTCTACGACTGGGGCGGCTCCAACAAGATCGACAACATCGACCACGTCGGCATCGTCACGAAGGTCGTGGGGGACACGATCTTCACCATCGAGGGCAACATCGACGGGGGCGTCGCCAAGCGCAAGGAGCGCGACCAGAGCAAGGTCGCCGGCTACGGGTATCCCGAGAAGATCAAGGAGCGGCTGGAGGCGGCGCGGCTGAAGGAGGCCGACGCCAAGGTCGAGGGATCGCTCCCGCCCGACACCGAACCGGGCCAGGCCGACCGGCTCCAGTTGCCCGCCCCCGCCGAGACGACCGTCACCTCGCTCATCCACTCCGTCACAGTGTCCTCACCGGCAGCCGCGGGGGCCGAACACTCGGCCAGGCTCGAGGCCGCCACCGCTCCGAAGGCCACCGCCCCCTCTCCGAGCGTGTCCGCTCCCCGCTCGTCGTCGGCCAACGCCGCGGACCGGCCCGCCCCGAAGAAGGCCAAACACGCCAAGCCCGCCACGGCCGGCACCGAGGCGGTCACCCGCGAGCCCGTCACCGCCTTCAAGGACGCCTCGGCCACCACCGCCGTGCCCAGCCTCGGCTCTCCCGCGCTGATCGGCCCGGTGCTGCTGGCCGCGCTCGGCGTGCTGGCCGTCGCCCGCACCCGCCAGCTGAGGGTACGGCCGGCGCCCGCCGCCGCGGCCGCGCCCGCCCGTCTCACCCGTCAGCCGGGCCGGCGTCGCGCCTCGGGCACCCGCCGCCGACCCACCTCGACTCGCCCCGCCGAGCTCCTCACCACACAGGCGACCATCTCCTCGGCGCCCACCGAGCTGCTCACGGCGCAGGCAACCACCTCCTCCGCGCCTGCCGAGCTGCTCACCACCCAGGCGACCACCTCCCCCATGTCCGCCGAGTTGCTCGCCGCCCAGGCGCCTGTGTCCGCCGCAGCATCGGTCGCGCTCTCCGCTCCCGTCGCCACCGCCGCCGACCCCATGCTCGCCTTCGACTCGGCGGCTCCGTGGGACCCCGCGCGCTCCACCGCCGTGACCGCCTTCGATTCGGCGGCCGCCTCTGCTGCGATGACGGCTTTCCCCGGCCACACCCCCGGAGACGCCCCCGTTGGCGCCTCTGGCCGCACCCTCGGCCACGCCCCCCGCCGCCTTTCCGGCCAAATCCCAGGCGACGCCCCCCTTCGCGCCTCTGGCCACGCGCACGCCCGCGCCGCCGCCCTCGCGGCCGATCCCGCGGCGGCGCTCGCCGCAGGGCTGGAGACCTCGAGTGCGATCCTGGCGGCGCTGGAGGCCGCGTCGTCGGCGCCGTTCGACGCGTTCGCCGAGGCGACGGCGCCCTCGGGCGACGGCTACCGGGGCAGGCGCAGGCGCAGGGAGCACCCGGCGGAGGAGAGCACCGCCTTCGCCTCCGACGCGCCGATCCGCGGCCGCCGCCACCGCTCGCAGGGCTCGTCCGCCCCCCGAGGCCAGGACCCCCGGCTGCACCGGGCCACCTCGACGGGCTCGCCCGCCCGCCTCACCAGGCCCACCAGGCCGGCCAGGCCCGCCCGCCCGGTGCAGCCGGCCCGCGGCACCACGACCGCCCCGCACGCCGACGTCCTGGTCCACAGCGCGAAGTCCACCGAAACCCTTGCCCGCACGGCAGGACACCGCGGAGACACTCTCGTCCACAGCACGGCGACCGGGATGCGCGCCGACCAGCCGGTGCACAGCGGTGGCGGCGACGCTTTCGGCCGCGGCACCACGGACACGTTCTCCGACACCGCCCCTCTCCGCGGCCGCCGCCACCGAACCTCGGCCGAGACCCGCGACCCCGCCCAGCCGGTTCGACCGACACAGGCCCCGTCGCCCATGTCGAACCAGATCCCACCGACCCTCCCCATCCCGTCGAACCAGATCCCGCCAATCCCCCGGATCCCGTCGAGCCAGATCCCGTCGAACCCCCGGGTTCCGTCGGGTCAGGGCCCGTGGGTGTCGCCGCGGGTCGTGCCGGTACCCGTGGACCAGCCGTCCCGGCCAGTCCCGGAGCAGGAGCCCGTGCTCGTGGGAGCCGGGTCGCGGACACGTAACTCCAGAGGGCGGGGCGGGCGACATCGCGCCTGA
- a CDS encoding PaaI family thioesterase: protein MSVELGTEESRLAALCALAQQTRDLMDAVALTDVGEDDLTAATAALIAVTEQLRAAVRQTPQPFEIAPDGTLRHLGNAVTGGANPHALPLVIEVRDGGVRAEVEFRPLHEGPPGGVHGGISAMILDHLLGQAVAAAGSAGMTGTLTVRYRRPVPYGTPLVATAEYTRTEGRKTWAEGRLSLPDGEALVEATGLFITPSAWIGG from the coding sequence ATGTCGGTCGAACTCGGCACCGAGGAATCCCGCCTCGCCGCCCTCTGCGCTCTTGCCCAGCAGACCCGTGACCTGATGGACGCGGTCGCGCTGACCGATGTCGGAGAGGACGACCTCACCGCCGCCACCGCCGCGCTCATCGCCGTCACCGAGCAGCTGCGAGCGGCCGTCCGCCAGACCCCTCAGCCCTTCGAGATCGCCCCTGACGGCACGCTGCGGCATCTCGGCAACGCCGTCACCGGTGGCGCCAACCCGCATGCCCTCCCGCTGGTCATCGAGGTACGCGACGGTGGGGTGCGGGCCGAGGTGGAGTTCAGGCCGCTGCACGAGGGCCCGCCCGGCGGGGTCCACGGCGGGATCAGCGCCATGATCCTCGACCACCTGCTCGGCCAGGCCGTCGCCGCGGCGGGCTCGGCGGGAATGACGGGCACGCTCACCGTCCGCTACCGCAGGCCGGTGCCGTACGGCACGCCGCTGGTGGCGACCGCGGAGTACACCCGCACCGAGGGACGCAAGACCTGGGCGGAGGGCAGGCTCTCCCTACCGGACGGCGAGGCGCTCGTCGAGGCCACGGGGCTGTTCATCACCCCATCCGCGTGGATCGGCGGGTGA